In Pirellula sp. SH-Sr6A, the DNA window AATAGATTGGAATCACCTAACGCGGTTTCGGGATCGAAGTGCTTAATCTTACATGGCTTCGCAATGTGCAAGTGATATTCCAAACCACAGACGTTTGCGATCCTCAGAAACAAACTTGAAATGCGAACAGGGGTGTTTAGCTCCATGACGACGGTTCCCGGTGCGCAGAAACAGGTGTTCGTCAGGCCAGCACCGTGGGGAGCAATCACCATCGTTGCGGACTCAAACAACTTAACTTGGTCTGCAATTGACATATCTTCAAGGCAGTAGCGTTGAAACCCGAACTTTTTGAGTGTTTGAAACACGTTCTCTTCGTTCTCAACACGACGCACTCTCGCTTTACGCCTGGATACGTAGATCCGCTTCGGCGTTCTGGATTCCAAACCATCTGATGGGGTCTGCAATAGTGCTCGCGCCGCTTCGACTCGGTAGCGATTGAGCTTTCCCCCTTCGAAGCTGGCAGTAACAAGATTCTCACATTCGACATGCGTCTCCCCTGTGGCATGCACGATTCGATCTCCAGCGATTCCCAGTCGCTCGAGTGACTCGCGTTGGTGTCGATACTTCGTGGGGACATAGTACCTATCAATTTTCACTCCGCTCGCCTCATAGAGGCTCAACATCGGGAGGATGTCCATGTACCAGTGAAAGACGTTTTGAGGGGAACTGCCCGTAAGGAGGGCTAACGTGCCGCTATATTTTTTCGGCGCAGAAAGCTTTCCACGAGACAGCGGATTACCAGGAATATCCGACTGTTTGTTGATACCCGACATATTCCACACCAGTCGATTGCAACGGTCGATCACAGCCCCCCGCGAATGCAAAACCCGTCCATTCTCGAACTCTGCGACGATCGCTGGCGGATTATCCCTCGCTGCACACCTCAGTTCGCAATCCAATTGAAGGAGCCCACTGGGAAGGAGCTCTCGCTGCAGAAACTGACGGAATTCGGAGATGGAACCGCTCAAAGATTTTGGCTCCGACATGGGAGCCTCTGGCAACAAACTCTGGGTCAGTAGTTT includes these proteins:
- a CDS encoding glycosyltransferase family 61 protein, with amino-acid sequence MSKLTRYIQSRVQPLFAAYLFGADEKYHPTDEYCLTAESQVDSVGKLLTQSLLPEAPMSEPKSLSGSISEFRQFLQRELLPSGLLQLDCELRCAARDNPPAIVAEFENGRVLHSRGAVIDRCNRLVWNMSGINKQSDIPGNPLSRGKLSAPKKYSGTLALLTGSSPQNVFHWYMDILPMLSLYEASGVKIDRYYVPTKYRHQRESLERLGIAGDRIVHATGETHVECENLVTASFEGGKLNRYRVEAARALLQTPSDGLESRTPKRIYVSRRKARVRRVENEENVFQTLKKFGFQRYCLEDMSIADQVKLFESATMVIAPHGAGLTNTCFCAPGTVVMELNTPVRISSLFLRIANVCGLEYHLHIAKPCKIKHFDPETALGDSNLLVEESSLEQAVRSILNGSRNSLYSCSDLIEGTAMRWAS